In Wolinella succinogenes DSM 1740, a single genomic region encodes these proteins:
- a CDS encoding CvpA family protein: MEGINYIDIVVLALVVLLGLKGIVNGFIREFFGLSGIIGGVYVASRYADSMGMWVSKNLYAFENQAAISLAGFVLILASVWIASLIFAEIVVRLVKLSALGTVDRIFGFIFASGKIFMIFSIIAYALSSVEIVSSNLKRYTDTSFVYPLLVKAGGEVVKIDSVSSLTQKVQESELPTLDEPKSAN, translated from the coding sequence ATGGAAGGAATCAATTATATCGACATTGTCGTGTTGGCATTAGTGGTCTTGCTCGGTCTCAAGGGAATCGTCAATGGCTTCATTCGTGAATTTTTTGGGCTGAGCGGGATCATCGGCGGCGTCTATGTCGCCTCTCGATACGCCGATTCCATGGGAATGTGGGTGAGCAAGAATCTCTACGCTTTTGAAAATCAGGCTGCCATCTCCTTGGCGGGATTCGTGCTGATTCTTGCCTCAGTCTGGATTGCTTCGCTGATTTTTGCCGAGATTGTCGTGAGGCTAGTGAAGCTGAGCGCTCTTGGCACGGTGGATCGGATATTTGGTTTTATCTTTGCTTCGGGGAAGATTTTTATGATCTTCTCCATCATTGCCTACGCCCTCTCTAGCGTGGAGATCGTCAGCTCTAATTTGAAGCGCTACACTGATACAAGTTTTGTCTACCCCCTTCTAGTGAAGGCAGGCGGAGAGGTGGTGAAAATCGATTCGGTGAGCTCTTTGACTCAAAAAGTCCAAGAGAGCGAGCTTCCCACATTGGATGAGCCCAAAAGCGCGAATTAG
- the lysS gene encoding lysine--tRNA ligase, with product MFFSNQYIKQRIQKGEELRELGRNPYDNQLMRTLTHAQFLQKFEALKSLESEEKRDESAKESIAGRIKFLRHMGKAAFAKIEDESGILQIYFSQNELGEDFKMLKKLAEVGDIVAVSGFPFVTKTGELSLHALEMKILTKAIVPLPEKYHGLVDVELRYRQRYLDLIMNPEVKETFKLRSQVVSSVRRFFEERGFLEVETPMMHPIPGGANAKPFITHHNALGVDRYLRIAPELYLKRLVVGGFEAVFEINRNFRNEGMDHSHNPEFTMIEFYWAYKTYHELMSLTEELFGYLFERLGLPKILPHGEEMIDFSLPFRRIPYKKALHEIGGVPLEVIEEKEKLRAYLIEKGVRLEGEMGIGKLQAEAFDAFVEEKLINPTFITEFPIEISPLARRSDENPQIADRFELFIGKKEISNGFSELNDPLDQLERFKAQVAAKNAGDEEAQHMDEDYVWALGHGLPPTAGEGIGIDRLVMLLTNNRSIKDVILFPALKVQKSDYTILKEEEA from the coding sequence TTGTTTTTTTCTAATCAGTATATCAAGCAGAGAATCCAAAAAGGGGAGGAGCTAAGGGAGCTTGGACGCAACCCCTATGATAATCAACTCATGCGCACTCTCACCCATGCGCAATTTTTGCAAAAGTTTGAGGCGCTTAAGAGCTTAGAGAGTGAAGAGAAGCGCGATGAAAGCGCCAAAGAGAGCATCGCGGGTCGGATTAAATTTCTTCGTCATATGGGAAAGGCGGCCTTTGCTAAAATTGAGGATGAGAGCGGAATCCTTCAGATTTACTTCTCCCAAAATGAGCTTGGCGAAGATTTTAAGATGCTCAAAAAGCTGGCCGAGGTGGGTGATATTGTGGCGGTGAGTGGCTTTCCTTTTGTCACCAAAACGGGCGAATTGAGCCTCCATGCGTTGGAGATGAAGATTCTCACCAAAGCCATCGTTCCTCTGCCTGAGAAGTATCATGGGCTCGTGGATGTAGAGCTTCGCTATCGTCAGCGCTATCTTGACCTCATTATGAACCCTGAGGTCAAAGAGACCTTCAAGCTCCGCAGTCAAGTCGTCTCTAGTGTGCGAAGATTCTTTGAGGAGAGGGGATTCTTGGAGGTGGAGACTCCCATGATGCACCCCATTCCTGGTGGCGCCAATGCCAAGCCCTTCATCACGCACCACAACGCCCTAGGGGTTGATAGGTATCTAAGAATCGCTCCAGAGCTCTACCTTAAACGCCTTGTCGTGGGGGGGTTTGAGGCGGTTTTTGAGATCAATCGAAACTTCCGTAATGAGGGGATGGATCACTCTCATAACCCTGAATTCACTATGATTGAATTCTATTGGGCCTACAAAACCTATCACGAGTTGATGAGCCTCACCGAGGAGCTTTTTGGCTACCTCTTTGAGCGCTTGGGCTTGCCCAAGATTCTTCCCCATGGTGAGGAGATGATCGACTTCTCCCTTCCCTTTAGGAGGATTCCCTACAAGAAAGCGCTTCATGAGATCGGAGGGGTGCCTTTGGAGGTGATCGAGGAGAAGGAGAAGCTTCGAGCCTATTTGATCGAAAAAGGGGTGAGGCTAGAGGGCGAGATGGGAATTGGAAAGCTTCAGGCGGAGGCGTTTGATGCCTTTGTTGAGGAGAAGCTTATCAACCCCACTTTCATCACTGAATTCCCCATCGAGATCAGTCCACTAGCTAGAAGAAGTGATGAGAATCCCCAAATTGCTGATCGTTTTGAGCTTTTCATCGGCAAAAAAGAGATCAGTAATGGCTTTAGCGAGCTTAATGATCCCCTTGATCAGCTTGAGCGTTTCAAGGCGCAGGTGGCGGCCAAGAATGCGGGTGATGAAGAGGCTCAACATATGGATGAAGACTATGTTTGGGCTCTAGGACATGGACTGCCTCCCACGGCGGGAGAGGGGATCGGGATCGATCGCCTTGTGATGTTGCTCACCAATAACCGCTCCATTAAGGATGTAATCCTATTCCCTGCGCTCAAAGTTCAAAAGAGCGACTACACCATTTTGAAGGAAGAAGAAGCATGA
- a CDS encoding serine hydroxymethyltransferase → MNYALETNDKEIFDLIHEELDRQNTHLEMIASENFTFPAVMEAMGSVLTNKYAEGYPYKRYYGGCEFVDRVEEIAIERAKKLFGCGFANVQPHAGSQANVAVYNALLKPYDKILGMDLSHGGHLTHGAKVSVTGQTYQSFFYGVELDGYINYDKVEEIAKIVKPQMIVCGFSAYARELDFKRFREIADSVGALLLGDVAHVAGLIVAGEYPNPFPHCHIVTTTTHKTLRGPRGGMILTNDEEIAKKIDKAVFPGMQGGPLMHVIAAKAVGFGENLKPEWKEYAKQVKANAKVLAKVLMARGYTLVSGGTDNHLILVSLLDKEFSGKDADRALGEAGITVNKNTVPGETRSPFVTSGVRIGSAALTARGMREKEFEFIATKIADVLDDVNNAAKHAEIKKEIAEFAKGFPVYTKAIF, encoded by the coding sequence ATGAATTACGCACTAGAAACCAATGACAAAGAGATTTTTGACCTCATTCATGAAGAGCTTGATCGACAAAACACCCACCTTGAGATGATTGCCAGCGAAAACTTCACCTTTCCTGCGGTCATGGAGGCGATGGGGAGCGTGCTCACTAATAAGTATGCTGAGGGCTATCCCTATAAGCGCTATTACGGCGGTTGTGAGTTTGTTGATAGAGTCGAAGAGATTGCGATTGAGCGAGCCAAGAAGCTCTTTGGATGTGGTTTTGCCAATGTTCAGCCCCACGCGGGGAGCCAAGCCAATGTCGCAGTCTATAATGCTCTACTTAAGCCCTACGACAAAATTTTGGGAATGGATCTAAGCCATGGGGGACATCTCACGCATGGAGCCAAAGTGAGTGTGACGGGTCAGACCTATCAGAGCTTCTTTTATGGGGTGGAGCTGGATGGCTATATCAACTATGACAAGGTTGAAGAGATCGCTAAAATCGTGAAACCTCAGATGATTGTCTGCGGATTTAGTGCCTATGCCAGGGAGCTTGATTTCAAACGATTCCGAGAGATTGCCGATAGCGTGGGCGCTCTGCTCTTGGGTGATGTGGCGCATGTGGCGGGATTGATTGTGGCGGGTGAGTATCCCAATCCCTTCCCCCACTGCCATATTGTCACCACCACCACCCACAAGACGCTTCGAGGACCTAGGGGTGGGATGATTCTCACCAACGACGAAGAGATCGCCAAGAAGATTGACAAGGCGGTATTCCCTGGAATGCAAGGGGGGCCTTTGATGCATGTGATTGCAGCCAAGGCGGTGGGCTTTGGAGAGAATCTTAAGCCTGAGTGGAAAGAGTATGCCAAGCAGGTCAAAGCCAATGCCAAAGTGCTCGCTAAAGTGCTCATGGCCAGAGGCTACACGCTCGTGAGTGGAGGCACAGATAATCATTTGATTCTAGTCTCTCTGCTGGACAAAGAGTTTAGCGGCAAAGATGCCGACAGGGCACTAGGCGAGGCAGGAATCACGGTCAACAAAAACACCGTTCCTGGAGAGACTCGAAGTCCTTTTGTGACCAGCGGAGTGAGAATCGGAAGCGCCGCGCTTACCGCTAGGGGCATGAGAGAGAAGGAGTTTGAGTTCATTGCAACCAAAATTGCCGATGTTCTAGATGATGTCAATAACGCCGCTAAACACGCGGAGATCAAAAAAGAGATCGCTGAGTTTGCCAAGGGATTCCCTGTCTACACCAAGGCTATTTTTTAA
- a CDS encoding DUF1882 domain-containing protein — protein MVSEMDLKLIKMIESHYWVKKEGIGQRVLFNGRTFYNKFERVDAPLTRSVIAQHLKGEITVAHSLINDRDKVENIVIDYNGRNTERFWHRAQLLLREEGFMNFTAYNSRTPGRLHLYIHKGHTTLQEAYQLGKMLSMKLSQKMPTEWRMFPNQELPREFNILAIPYEVYAKERGASWVRHM, from the coding sequence ATGGTTAGCGAAATGGATTTGAAACTCATCAAAATGATCGAATCTCACTATTGGGTCAAAAAAGAGGGAATCGGTCAAAGAGTGCTCTTTAATGGGCGCACTTTTTACAACAAATTCGAGCGCGTGGATGCCCCCTTGACGCGAAGCGTGATCGCACAACACCTCAAGGGTGAGATCACGGTCGCCCACTCCCTTATCAATGATCGAGACAAGGTTGAAAATATTGTCATCGACTACAACGGACGCAACACGGAACGATTTTGGCATAGGGCTCAGTTGTTGCTTAGAGAGGAGGGCTTTATGAACTTCACCGCCTACAACTCTAGAACTCCAGGGAGATTGCACCTCTATATCCACAAAGGGCACACAACCTTACAAGAGGCTTATCAGCTGGGCAAAATGCTCTCCATGAAGCTCTCCCAAAAGATGCCAACAGAGTGGAGGATGTTCCCCAATCAAGAGTTGCCGCGAGAGTTTAATATTTTAGCCATCCCCTATGAGGTCTACGCCAAAGAGCGTGGGGCTTCATGGGTAAGACACATGTGA
- a CDS encoding SPOR domain-containing protein — protein sequence MEEKKELGDILIGDEEALKSTQSKKMILVAAAAVVLFLMVIFSIYALTREEEKKPAPIQSSALEKADQNVPLAQGAAEENRFQQVPLQSEENLSSDDKFERIVKEIKAKQSAGATLPTPPSEAAPLLPKSVEPKREEPKPATAPATAPKSSGATHPKSAADAFKSVGSAPATSKSVSGGDLPKGLYVQVGSFSKFSPTSAFAQKIEQNRFAYKTQREVVNGNEIVRVLIGPYASRAEANNALRDAREKIEPKAFIKQVD from the coding sequence ATGGAAGAGAAAAAAGAGTTAGGTGATATTCTCATTGGAGATGAAGAGGCACTCAAGTCGACGCAGTCCAAAAAGATGATTCTAGTCGCCGCCGCTGCGGTGGTGCTCTTTTTGATGGTGATTTTCTCTATCTATGCCCTCACGCGCGAAGAGGAGAAGAAGCCTGCTCCTATTCAAAGTAGCGCTCTGGAGAAGGCTGACCAAAACGTTCCCCTTGCCCAAGGGGCAGCCGAGGAGAATCGATTCCAGCAGGTTCCTTTGCAGTCTGAAGAGAATCTCAGTAGTGATGATAAGTTTGAGAGAATCGTCAAGGAGATTAAAGCCAAGCAGTCCGCTGGAGCGACGCTTCCTACCCCTCCTAGTGAGGCTGCCCCTCTTCTCCCTAAGTCTGTTGAGCCCAAGAGGGAAGAGCCCAAGCCTGCTACGGCTCCAGCCACCGCACCCAAGAGCTCTGGCGCAACCCACCCCAAAAGTGCAGCAGATGCTTTTAAGAGCGTAGGAAGTGCCCCTGCAACCTCCAAGAGTGTCTCAGGGGGAGACCTTCCCAAGGGGCTTTATGTGCAAGTGGGCTCTTTCTCGAAATTTTCACCCACAAGCGCATTTGCTCAGAAAATCGAGCAGAATCGATTCGCCTATAAGACCCAGCGCGAGGTGGTGAATGGCAATGAGATCGTTCGCGTGCTCATTGGGCCCTACGCTAGCCGTGCCGAGGCCAATAATGCGCTTAGGGATGCGAGGGAGAAGATCGAGCCCAAAGCCTTCATCAAGCAAGTGGATTGA
- a CDS encoding anthranilate synthase component I family protein yields MEIFHERLLVDQLTPVSLYAKLREFFAGETTFLFESAASSSESGTHSFIIIGAKEEVISQGGESFYIDSKGNRQNIGANPFPFLKEYYARLDQSAYRAWGEENGVGFVDGFIGYIGYDIVKFFEPCLKEAMDALEDQTKIPDMRLIRPRWIFCYSHKNAHLSMLTQDPQEAKRFEALKSTLHSKEPFRELLPLKNAKSGSFYHDKERFFGMVDESLERIRSGDVFQILISNRYIQEAEIDPFSFYRILRGKNPSPYLFLLEFPDFAIAGSSPEVMVRLQENSILLRPIAGTRKRGKNRLRDRELELELKSDTKECAEHVMLIDLGRNDVGRVAKSGSVKVGEVMRIERYSHVMHMVSDVEGELKEGKDMFDLFAATFTAGTMTGAPKIKAMEIIAELEGLKRGFYSGAVGYFGFSGDMDSAITIRTALIKPDKIFLQAGAGIVADSQKELEHLEVTNKLGALTSTLQELAKL; encoded by the coding sequence ATGGAGATTTTTCACGAAAGACTCTTGGTCGATCAGCTCACTCCCGTCTCTCTTTATGCAAAATTGCGTGAATTTTTTGCGGGAGAGACCACTTTTTTGTTCGAGAGCGCCGCTAGCAGTAGCGAGAGTGGGACTCACAGCTTTATCATCATCGGAGCCAAAGAAGAGGTAATCTCTCAAGGGGGCGAGAGTTTTTATATCGATTCTAAAGGGAATCGCCAAAACATCGGCGCTAATCCCTTCCCTTTTCTCAAAGAGTACTACGCGAGATTGGACCAGAGTGCCTATCGGGCGTGGGGTGAAGAGAATGGCGTGGGATTTGTGGATGGATTTATCGGCTATATCGGTTATGATATCGTCAAATTTTTTGAGCCCTGCCTCAAAGAGGCGATGGATGCGCTAGAGGATCAGACTAAGATTCCCGATATGAGATTGATTCGCCCTCGATGGATCTTCTGCTACTCCCACAAAAACGCTCATCTGAGTATGCTCACCCAAGATCCCCAAGAGGCAAAACGCTTTGAAGCGCTCAAAAGCACACTTCACTCCAAGGAGCCCTTTAGAGAGCTGCTTCCGCTCAAAAATGCTAAATCTGGCTCTTTCTATCATGATAAAGAGCGATTCTTTGGGATGGTGGATGAGTCGTTGGAGCGTATTCGATCAGGAGATGTGTTTCAGATTCTCATCTCTAACCGTTATATCCAAGAGGCAGAGATCGATCCTTTTAGTTTCTATCGAATCTTGCGCGGCAAAAACCCCTCTCCCTATCTCTTTTTACTCGAATTTCCAGATTTTGCCATCGCGGGAAGCTCGCCTGAGGTGATGGTGCGTCTGCAGGAGAATTCGATTCTTTTGCGCCCTATTGCAGGAACGAGAAAACGGGGTAAAAATCGCCTGCGCGATAGAGAGCTGGAGCTGGAGCTCAAAAGTGACACTAAAGAGTGTGCTGAACACGTGATGCTCATTGACTTAGGGCGAAATGATGTGGGTCGAGTCGCCAAATCAGGAAGCGTGAAGGTGGGAGAGGTGATGAGAATCGAGCGCTATTCCCATGTCATGCATATGGTGAGCGATGTGGAGGGGGAACTAAAAGAGGGCAAAGATATGTTTGACCTCTTTGCCGCAACCTTCACGGCGGGCACCATGACGGGAGCCCCCAAAATCAAGGCAATGGAGATCATTGCAGAGCTAGAGGGACTCAAGAGAGGATTTTATAGCGGTGCGGTGGGGTATTTCGGCTTTAGCGGAGACATGGATAGCGCGATTACGATTCGCACTGCCCTGATCAAGCCTGATAAGATATTCCTCCAAGCAGGGGCTGGAATCGTCGCTGACAGTCAAAAAGAGTTGGAGCACCTTGAGGTGACCAACAAGCTAGGCGCCCTCACTAGCACCCTCCAAGAGCTCGCTAAGCTCTAA
- a CDS encoding DUF2393 domain-containing protein, with protein sequence MEKLGDYIALFTPYAMRLSLIEMLLLAFILILFILFFVLGILIKDRGGWAFLPIGIAFSLLGSSPWIVEMAMKKVFHPIEINLGFNQRLSFTEAFFVDGVITNQSSRTFRGCVVTIKLAPPSSKPMDEIRYRLKPLVVKKETILRPLFPRESLTFQYTVDNLNYEGALTSKIEASCF encoded by the coding sequence ATGGAGAAGCTAGGCGACTATATCGCACTCTTCACCCCTTACGCCATGCGCCTCTCTCTCATTGAGATGCTCCTTTTGGCTTTCATCCTCATCCTCTTCATCCTCTTTTTTGTGCTAGGGATTCTTATTAAAGATCGAGGAGGATGGGCTTTTTTACCCATTGGTATTGCCTTTTCCCTCCTGGGTTCTTCGCCTTGGATAGTAGAGATGGCCATGAAAAAGGTTTTTCACCCCATCGAAATAAACCTAGGATTCAACCAGCGCCTCTCTTTCACGGAAGCCTTCTTTGTCGATGGAGTCATCACTAACCAAAGCTCTCGAACCTTTAGAGGTTGTGTGGTGACCATCAAACTCGCCCCCCCTAGCTCAAAGCCCATGGATGAGATCCGCTATCGCCTGAAGCCTTTGGTGGTTAAAAAAGAGACGATTCTACGACCTCTCTTTCCTAGAGAGAGCCTCACTTTTCAATACACGGTGGATAATTTAAACTATGAAGGAGCGCTCACCTCCAAAATTGAGGCGAGCTGCTTTTAA
- the hisIE gene encoding bifunctional phosphoribosyl-AMP cyclohydrolase/phosphoribosyl-ATP diphosphatase HisIE: protein MNTLLDGIDWEKHPLLPAIVQERGSGEVLMLAYMNQEALNLTLSTQVAHYFSRSKGRIWKKGESSGHIQKIHEIFLDCDSDTILLQVEQVGVACHTGRKSCFFQKVELDSSLSLTSEAPDTSALYGVVDRLYHELLARQGADPQSSYTAKLFSKGENTIGKKIVEEAAELSFAIKDSSESEIVYEAADLLYHALVGLAFRGIHPDKIKQELQRRQGVSGIAEKNSRKDS from the coding sequence GTGAACACGCTTCTTGATGGAATCGACTGGGAGAAGCACCCTCTTCTCCCCGCCATTGTCCAAGAGAGGGGAAGCGGGGAGGTTTTGATGCTAGCCTACATGAACCAAGAGGCGCTAAACCTCACCCTCTCCACCCAAGTGGCTCACTACTTTTCGCGCTCCAAAGGAAGAATCTGGAAAAAGGGCGAGAGCAGTGGACACATCCAAAAGATCCATGAGATCTTCCTTGACTGTGATAGCGATACGATTCTGCTCCAAGTTGAACAGGTCGGAGTCGCCTGCCACACAGGGCGAAAGAGCTGCTTTTTCCAAAAAGTGGAGCTCGATTCCTCCCTCTCTCTCACTTCTGAGGCTCCCGATACCAGTGCGCTCTATGGAGTGGTGGATCGCCTCTACCACGAACTCCTCGCTCGCCAAGGAGCCGACCCTCAAAGCTCCTACACCGCCAAACTCTTCTCCAAAGGTGAAAACACTATCGGCAAAAAGATCGTCGAAGAGGCCGCCGAGCTAAGCTTTGCGATCAAAGATTCTAGCGAAAGCGAGATCGTCTATGAGGCCGCCGATCTTCTCTATCATGCGCTTGTGGGCTTGGCCTTTAGAGGTATTCATCCTGATAAAATCAAGCAAGAGCTGCAGCGGCGTCAAGGGGTGAGCGGAATCGCCGAGAAGAATTCGAGGAAGGATTCCTAA
- a CDS encoding prohibitin family protein: MPIDLNEHLRKKNRTFNPDENRGEDRNDSEGKGKGGGFGGGGGGGGFQPPFQTPDLFKGMGKKAGFIYALIIAIVLIALTKPFTIINSGEVGIKVTAGKFDNIPLQPGLHFFIPVLQKIILVDTKVRIINFSSTEDMGIRGRSEGILSNDAISVLDARGLPVSIEITVQYKLNPLGAPQTIATWGLTWEQKIINPVVRDVVRNVVGRFPAEELPTRRNEIADMIDTLVRENVDRLDNSPVQLSSIQLREIVLPVKIKEQIERVQVARQEAERTRYEVERARQEAEKQVALAKGEADAKRINAQGLADATLIEAEAQSKANKSIAESLSARLLELRQIEVQGRFNEALKVNQDAKIFLTPGGSTPNLWLDTKDRQKSSSKGE; encoded by the coding sequence ATGCCCATCGACCTAAACGAACATTTGCGAAAAAAGAATCGCACCTTTAACCCCGATGAAAACCGAGGCGAGGATCGTAACGATTCTGAAGGCAAAGGCAAAGGCGGCGGTTTTGGTGGAGGAGGCGGTGGTGGTGGCTTCCAGCCCCCCTTTCAAACCCCTGACCTCTTCAAAGGAATGGGTAAAAAAGCGGGATTTATCTATGCGCTCATTATTGCCATCGTCCTTATTGCCCTCACCAAGCCTTTCACGATTATCAATTCAGGTGAAGTGGGTATCAAGGTAACCGCAGGTAAATTTGACAACATCCCGCTTCAGCCTGGCCTCCACTTCTTTATTCCTGTACTCCAAAAGATTATTTTGGTGGACACCAAAGTCCGAATCATCAACTTCTCTAGCACCGAAGATATGGGAATTAGAGGGCGAAGCGAAGGTATCCTCTCCAATGATGCCATCTCCGTGCTTGATGCTAGAGGTCTTCCCGTCTCCATTGAGATCACCGTCCAATACAAGCTAAACCCCCTAGGCGCTCCTCAGACGATCGCTACATGGGGACTCACTTGGGAGCAGAAGATCATCAATCCCGTGGTGCGCGATGTGGTGCGTAATGTGGTGGGTCGATTCCCCGCTGAAGAGCTCCCCACTAGACGAAATGAGATCGCTGATATGATTGACACTCTCGTCCGCGAGAATGTCGATAGACTTGACAATTCACCCGTTCAGCTAAGCTCTATCCAGCTACGAGAGATCGTTTTGCCCGTGAAGATTAAAGAGCAAATCGAACGCGTTCAAGTGGCCAGACAAGAGGCGGAACGAACAAGATATGAAGTAGAGCGTGCCAGACAAGAGGCGGAGAAGCAGGTGGCTTTAGCCAAGGGTGAAGCGGACGCCAAGAGAATCAACGCTCAAGGTCTAGCCGATGCAACCCTCATTGAGGCAGAGGCTCAATCCAAAGCCAACAAATCCATCGCCGAGAGTCTCAGCGCCAGACTGCTTGAGCTTCGCCAAATCGAAGTCCAAGGCAGATTCAATGAAGCCCTCAAAGTCAATCAGGATGCTAAAATCTTCCTCACCCCTGGAGGCTCCACTCCCAATCTTTGGCTAGACACCAAAGATCGCCAAAAATCCTCTTCCAAGGGAGAGTGA
- a CDS encoding branched-chain amino acid transaminase: MKESQFIWMDGKLIPWHEAKIHVLSHTLHYGNGVFEGTRAYKTDKGLAIFRLQDHTKRLLNSAKIVAIDCPYTQEELEKAQVELLRHNTFEGNVYLRPIIFLGYGVMGVYHKKAPVNVAIAAWEWGAYLGDEGLEKGIRVKTSSFVRNSIKSSFGKAKASANYLNSQMAKYEAISCGFEEALLVDDNGFVAEGSGECFFIVRDGVIITPPHDNSLESITQATVIELARSLGYEVIERRITRDEVYIADEAFFTGTAAEVTPVRELDFRIIGEGRRGPLTTLLQKTYFDVVNGRDPKFAKYLAYIQ, encoded by the coding sequence ATGAAAGAATCGCAATTTATTTGGATGGATGGGAAGCTTATCCCTTGGCATGAGGCCAAAATCCATGTCCTTTCCCACACCCTTCACTACGGAAACGGCGTTTTTGAGGGCACTCGAGCCTACAAGACAGACAAAGGATTGGCGATTTTTCGCCTCCAAGATCACACCAAGCGACTTCTCAATTCCGCTAAAATTGTCGCTATCGACTGCCCCTACACTCAAGAGGAGCTAGAGAAAGCCCAAGTGGAGCTTCTGCGCCACAATACCTTTGAGGGAAATGTCTATCTTCGCCCCATCATCTTCCTCGGATATGGCGTGATGGGGGTCTACCATAAAAAAGCTCCCGTAAACGTGGCTATTGCCGCTTGGGAGTGGGGCGCCTATTTAGGCGATGAGGGATTAGAGAAGGGAATTAGAGTCAAAACCTCCTCGTTTGTGCGAAACTCTATCAAATCAAGCTTTGGAAAGGCCAAGGCGAGTGCCAACTATCTCAACTCCCAGATGGCCAAATATGAGGCGATCTCTTGTGGATTTGAAGAGGCTTTGCTCGTGGATGACAACGGCTTTGTGGCCGAGGGAAGCGGGGAGTGCTTCTTCATCGTGCGCGATGGCGTGATCATCACTCCGCCCCATGATAACTCTCTAGAGAGCATCACCCAAGCCACGGTGATCGAACTTGCTCGAAGCCTTGGCTACGAGGTGATTGAGAGAAGAATCACACGAGATGAGGTCTATATCGCCGATGAAGCCTTCTTCACTGGCACGGCCGCCGAGGTCACTCCCGTGCGGGAACTTGACTTCCGAATCATCGGAGAAGGAAGACGAGGGCCCCTCACGACCCTCTTGCAAAAAACCTATTTTGATGTGGTGAACGGACGAGATCCAAAGTTCGCCAAATATCTCGCCTATATCCAATAA
- a CDS encoding TIGR01777 family oxidoreductase, whose translation MKIAITGASGFVGSHLSSQFGGSHTLLPLGRRELSDPTKLSSLLEGVDWIINLAGAPIIAKWSESYKKVLYSSRIETTRSLLLALKECPTKPSLFTSTSAIGIYDNQGTYAEGDLALAQDFLGKLAKDWEEEALKAQDLGIRTVVFRFGVVLGKGGGMMEKLRLPFSLGLGGVIGDGKQKFSWIHLHDIAKAMEFAWSTPSLSGIYNLTAPSPTTNEAFTKLYGSLIHRPTLLPVPLWALQILFGEGAKVLSDGQAAIPERLLQAGFEFEYPTLEKALKEIIS comes from the coding sequence ATGAAAATCGCCATCACTGGAGCCTCAGGCTTTGTCGGAAGCCACCTCTCCTCCCAATTTGGCGGCTCCCACACCCTTCTCCCCTTGGGGAGGCGAGAGCTTAGCGATCCAACTAAGCTCTCTTCCTTGCTTGAGGGGGTTGATTGGATCATCAACCTAGCAGGCGCTCCTATCATCGCCAAATGGAGCGAAAGCTACAAAAAAGTCCTCTATTCCAGCCGAATCGAGACTACACGCTCCCTCCTCCTAGCCCTAAAGGAGTGCCCCACCAAGCCCTCTCTCTTCACCTCCACTTCTGCTATTGGAATCTATGATAATCAAGGCACCTACGCTGAGGGCGATTTGGCTTTGGCTCAAGATTTTCTTGGCAAACTCGCTAAAGATTGGGAAGAAGAGGCGCTCAAAGCCCAAGATTTAGGAATAAGGACGGTAGTCTTCCGCTTTGGAGTGGTTCTTGGAAAGGGGGGCGGAATGATGGAGAAGCTTCGCCTCCCCTTTTCTCTAGGGCTTGGAGGGGTGATTGGCGATGGAAAGCAGAAATTTTCGTGGATTCACCTCCATGACATTGCCAAAGCCATGGAGTTTGCATGGAGTACCCCCTCTCTCTCTGGCATCTACAATCTCACTGCCCCCAGCCCCACCACCAACGAAGCCTTCACCAAGCTCTATGGTTCACTCATCCATCGCCCCACTCTACTCCCTGTGCCCTTGTGGGCGCTTCAGATTCTCTTTGGAGAGGGGGCGAAGGTGTTAAGCGATGGTCAAGCCGCCATTCCCGAACGCCTCCTTCAGGCAGGGTTTGAGTTTGAGTACCCAACCCTAGAGAAAGCCCTCAAAGAGATCATCTCTTAG